Proteins encoded within one genomic window of Rubripirellula tenax:
- a CDS encoding lactonase family protein, with protein MRFTSVTCFLLALIMSPSPTIADDNVAKNIDVWIGTGNSNLSRGIYHCRLNTHTGRLTDPTLAAEMAGPGFLAMHPSEKVVYAVGDLDGKPVVAAYTVDGDRLTLINSLEIGDGGAAHVAVDPTGKTLLTAQYGGGSVAAFSLNADGSLKVRTALIKHEGGSGVVANRQEASHAHWVGFSPDNRFAFVPDLGLDKVVIYKLDVENAAITPHGSGKVPAGGGPRHMKFHPSGKFIFVLNELSLSVTVFDYNAEAGTMTPKQTIPTVSKQLLAKEKFKSGSEIRVHPSGQFVFAANRGHDTITVFRVNQSTGQLSVIEVENARAVTPRNINLDPSGNWLLAAGQDSHTLASFNVDGSTGELTYNQSVVMAPSAICVLFGHE; from the coding sequence ATGCGTTTCACCTCTGTCACCTGTTTCTTGTTGGCCTTGATCATGTCGCCCTCACCAACTATCGCCGACGATAACGTCGCAAAGAATATCGACGTTTGGATTGGTACCGGGAACTCCAATCTGTCGCGTGGCATCTACCACTGTCGACTCAACACGCACACCGGCCGATTGACCGACCCGACGCTGGCGGCCGAGATGGCGGGGCCCGGTTTCTTAGCGATGCACCCGAGCGAGAAAGTCGTCTATGCCGTCGGCGATCTGGATGGCAAACCCGTCGTCGCAGCCTACACCGTCGACGGCGATCGCCTGACCCTGATCAACTCACTTGAGATCGGCGATGGCGGAGCCGCTCACGTTGCCGTCGACCCGACCGGCAAAACGTTGCTGACCGCGCAGTATGGCGGCGGAAGTGTCGCCGCGTTCTCGCTGAACGCCGACGGCTCGTTGAAAGTACGAACGGCGCTGATCAAACACGAAGGCGGTTCCGGCGTTGTTGCCAATCGTCAGGAAGCCTCCCACGCCCACTGGGTCGGATTTTCGCCCGACAATCGGTTCGCGTTCGTGCCCGACTTGGGATTGGATAAAGTCGTTATCTACAAACTGGATGTTGAAAACGCGGCCATCACGCCTCATGGCAGCGGCAAAGTTCCGGCCGGCGGCGGGCCTCGGCACATGAAGTTTCATCCGTCCGGAAAGTTCATCTTTGTTCTGAACGAATTGTCGCTAAGCGTCACCGTGTTCGACTACAACGCCGAAGCCGGCACGATGACTCCCAAGCAAACCATCCCGACCGTGTCGAAGCAATTGTTGGCGAAAGAGAAATTCAAAAGTGGCTCGGAAATCCGAGTCCACCCGTCGGGCCAGTTCGTCTTTGCGGCCAACCGAGGCCACGACACCATCACGGTCTTTCGAGTCAACCAGTCGACGGGGCAGTTGTCGGTGATCGAAGTTGAAAACGCTCGCGCGGTCACTCCACGGAACATCAATTTGGACCCCAGCGGCAATTGGTTGCTGGCCGCGGGTCAGGATTCCCATACGCTGGCGTCGTTCAATGTGGACGGTTCGACCGGCGAATTGACCTACAACCAATCGGTCGTGATGGCCCCATCGGCGATCTGCGTGCTGTTTGGGCACGAATAA
- the rimO gene encoding 30S ribosomal protein S12 methylthiotransferase RimO — protein MQLPIVTDSQTLPGKAPAASTDGVRGRYAVISLGCPKNLVDTEQMLGRLDEDGYAMVDSVDSADFVVVNTCGFIDSAREESYGAIDEMLALKKAGKIKNVVVTGCLAERQQGKLLEDRPEIDAMIGVFGRNEIVSVIDRLQSGVEEQEKVFRPAPIKPLSDAVRRAVTPRHFAYLKISEGCDRLCTFCAIPKMRGKHYSKPIEQVIDEAKRLGDSGVREVVIVAQDTTYYGKDLYGEPRLTELLTELDKIESIDWIRLMYFYPMYIDDALIDVLANAKRILPYIDMPLQHASDTMLKRMSRKTTRSSQEAILAELRARIPNLIMRTTLITGFPGETEDDIDQLCDFVAKQEFEHLGVFTYSIEEDTPAAKLPNRVPAEVAKARYDRVMEVQQKVAFKWVNSRIGTVETVIIDSPLPDQEGVWIGRTRGEAPDIDGIVYVSGVDPDDPLEIGDMIDCEIVASDGYDLVAAPL, from the coding sequence ATGCAGCTCCCCATCGTAACTGACTCGCAAACGCTTCCCGGCAAGGCTCCGGCCGCCTCCACGGACGGCGTTCGTGGCCGATATGCCGTGATTTCGCTGGGTTGCCCCAAGAACTTGGTCGACACCGAACAGATGCTCGGTCGTTTGGACGAAGACGGTTACGCGATGGTCGACTCTGTCGATTCCGCTGATTTCGTCGTCGTCAACACCTGTGGCTTCATCGATTCGGCTCGCGAGGAATCCTATGGGGCGATTGATGAGATGTTGGCGCTGAAGAAAGCAGGCAAGATCAAGAACGTCGTCGTCACCGGTTGCTTGGCCGAACGGCAACAGGGCAAGCTGCTGGAAGACCGCCCCGAAATCGACGCGATGATCGGAGTCTTCGGCCGCAACGAGATTGTGTCGGTGATCGACCGGTTGCAATCCGGCGTCGAAGAACAAGAGAAAGTGTTTCGTCCGGCGCCGATCAAGCCGCTGTCGGATGCCGTTCGCCGCGCCGTCACGCCGCGACACTTTGCGTATCTGAAAATCAGCGAAGGCTGCGACCGGCTTTGCACGTTTTGTGCGATCCCCAAAATGCGCGGCAAGCACTACAGCAAGCCGATCGAACAAGTCATCGACGAAGCCAAGCGGTTGGGCGACAGTGGTGTGCGTGAAGTCGTCATCGTGGCTCAGGACACGACGTACTACGGCAAAGACCTGTACGGCGAACCGCGGCTAACGGAATTGCTGACCGAATTAGACAAGATCGAATCGATCGACTGGATCCGGCTGATGTACTTTTATCCGATGTACATCGACGACGCGTTGATCGATGTGCTTGCCAATGCGAAGCGGATTCTGCCGTACATCGACATGCCGCTGCAGCACGCTTCGGACACGATGCTAAAACGCATGTCGCGGAAAACGACTCGCTCGTCGCAAGAAGCGATCTTGGCCGAACTGCGAGCGCGTATCCCCAACCTGATCATGCGTACGACGTTGATCACGGGTTTCCCTGGCGAAACCGAAGATGACATCGACCAGCTTTGTGACTTTGTGGCCAAGCAAGAGTTCGAGCACCTGGGCGTGTTCACGTACAGCATCGAAGAAGACACGCCAGCAGCGAAATTGCCCAATCGCGTTCCGGCGGAAGTCGCCAAAGCTCGCTACGACCGCGTCATGGAAGTCCAGCAAAAAGTCGCGTTCAAATGGGTCAACAGCCGTATCGGTACGGTCGAAACCGTCATCATCGACTCGCCGCTGCCGGACCAGGAAGGCGTTTGGATCGGTCGGACTCGAGGTGAAGCCCCCGATATCGACGGGATCGTCTACGTGTCGGGTGTCGATCCGGACGACCCGCTTGAAATCGGCGATATGATCGATTGTGAAATCGTGGCGTCGGACGGGTACGACCTGGTGGCGGCGCCCTTGTAG
- the pgsA gene encoding CDP-diacylglycerol--glycerol-3-phosphate 3-phosphatidyltransferase — translation MTMTTAMSSKPGSIYNVPNALTTVRFGLAIAVMVLIPMGHYVSALVVFSIAVSTDWMDGYWARKYGQVTKLGRIFDPFVDKIIICGTFIALVEVADAGVASWMATIVVARELLVTSLRAIIEGSGGDFSANQLGKWKMVLQCAAVISILLALIYPAIAWLGTAGQVLLWSSIALTLYSGYVYVVAASEVMREPPSQT, via the coding sequence ATGACCATGACCACTGCGATGAGTTCGAAACCGGGATCGATCTATAACGTCCCCAACGCACTGACGACGGTTCGATTCGGGTTAGCCATTGCCGTTATGGTTTTGATCCCGATGGGGCATTACGTTTCCGCGCTGGTCGTGTTCTCGATCGCGGTCTCAACGGATTGGATGGACGGCTACTGGGCTCGCAAATACGGTCAAGTCACCAAGCTGGGCCGGATTTTCGACCCGTTCGTTGACAAGATCATCATCTGCGGCACGTTCATCGCACTGGTCGAAGTCGCGGATGCCGGCGTTGCATCGTGGATGGCCACGATCGTGGTGGCTCGTGAATTGTTGGTGACCAGCTTGCGTGCGATCATCGAAGGCAGCGGTGGTGACTTCTCGGCCAACCAATTGGGCAAATGGAAGATGGTGCTGCAATGTGCCGCCGTGATCTCGATCTTGCTGGCGCTGATCTACCCCGCGATCGCGTGGCTGGGGACGGCCGGACAAGTCTTGCTGTGGTCTTCGATCGCGCTGACGCTCTATTCGGGCTACGTCTACGTCGTCGCTGCATCCGAAGTGATGCGCGAGCCCCCTTCGCAAACTTAA
- a CDS encoding CPBP family intramembrane glutamic endopeptidase, with translation MNLALLMAMAYSLMCWAKWIANYRSDLSALPSAMLPPRPRERPFWNPGDALIMMGSMQVIAGLAVGALTLSGLASRGTDTKSPEGAAYLITVTLAAGVVASLITLVWLRFRDRDAVSKLSLRLNDEDGILGLKAALMILPPVLLISAIASQLVTYEHPVLDSMAGLNDPLKFSMIFIGTAIVTPFVEEFLFRVLLQGGLERIADPIAEEGEQWRPRSYWPMVVSSLVFAMMHLGQGAAPIPLFFLSLGLGYLYRQTGNITAPMIVHMVLNGTTILMEGIRVMG, from the coding sequence ATGAATCTCGCGCTGCTGATGGCGATGGCGTACAGTCTGATGTGCTGGGCGAAGTGGATAGCAAACTACCGCAGCGATTTGTCGGCGCTGCCGTCGGCGATGTTGCCGCCGCGACCTCGTGAGCGGCCGTTTTGGAATCCCGGCGACGCGCTGATCATGATGGGTTCGATGCAGGTGATCGCCGGATTGGCGGTCGGCGCGTTGACGCTTAGCGGCTTGGCGTCGCGTGGCACCGACACAAAGTCGCCCGAAGGCGCGGCGTATCTGATCACCGTGACTCTTGCCGCCGGTGTCGTCGCATCGTTGATCACTTTGGTTTGGTTACGGTTCCGTGATCGCGATGCGGTATCGAAGTTGTCGCTGCGGCTGAACGATGAAGACGGCATTTTGGGGTTAAAGGCGGCGCTGATGATCTTGCCGCCTGTGTTATTGATCAGCGCGATCGCGTCCCAGTTGGTGACTTACGAACACCCCGTACTCGATTCGATGGCGGGACTGAACGATCCTCTGAAGTTCTCGATGATCTTCATTGGCACCGCGATCGTGACCCCGTTCGTCGAAGAATTTTTGTTCCGCGTTCTCTTGCAAGGCGGACTGGAACGTATCGCCGATCCGATTGCCGAAGAAGGCGAACAGTGGCGGCCGCGATCGTATTGGCCGATGGTGGTATCCAGTCTCGTATTCGCGATGATGCACTTGGGCCAAGGCGCCGCGCCGATACCGCTGTTCTTCTTGTCGCTCGGTCTGGGATATCTCTATCGCCAGACCGGAAACATCACGGCGCCGATGATCGTTCACATGGTTCTTAACGGGACCACGATCTTGATGGAAGGCATTCGCGTGATGGGGTAA
- the guaB gene encoding IMP dehydrogenase has translation MSEDKIGPLGVTFDDVLLLPRYSEVVPSEVDVSSYLTERIKLKIPLISSPMDTVTEADMAIALAKEGGLGVIHKNLTTDDQVEEVTKVKRSANGIIFEPLTLSPEVPVRRAAELMDTANVSGIPIVHDDQTLVGILTRRDLRFLEDPNLPISEVMTRDNLVTAVGNVTLEEAEKILTGKRVEKLLLVDEDRKLTGLITIRDIDMMKRFPRACKDPQGRLRVGAAIGVGDFERAEKLIRQGVDVLTVDSAHGHSKNVIDTVREIKNQRNWDIDVIAGNIATAEGAEALLDAGADAIKVGIGPGSICTTRVISGVGVPQISAILNAMKVAEKRGKPVIADGGIRFSGDITKAIAAGASTVMIGSLFAGLTESPGKMILYQGRTFKSYRGMGSMGAMVKGSSDRYRQKGTEAGKLVPEGVEGRVPFKGPLSDYVYQLVGGLRAGMGYIGTRTIQELRTDARFIRVSAATVRENHPHDIAITQEAPNYSPDVNSGDAS, from the coding sequence ATGTCGGAAGACAAAATCGGACCGCTCGGTGTCACCTTTGACGATGTCCTGTTGCTGCCCCGGTACAGCGAAGTGGTGCCCAGCGAAGTCGACGTCAGCAGCTATCTAACCGAGCGGATCAAGCTGAAGATCCCATTGATCTCGTCGCCCATGGACACGGTCACCGAAGCTGACATGGCGATCGCTTTGGCGAAAGAGGGCGGTCTAGGGGTTATTCACAAGAATCTGACGACAGACGACCAAGTCGAAGAAGTCACCAAGGTCAAGCGTTCGGCCAACGGGATTATTTTCGAGCCGCTGACACTTTCGCCCGAGGTCCCTGTTCGCCGCGCCGCCGAGCTGATGGACACCGCAAACGTGTCTGGCATCCCGATTGTGCACGATGACCAGACTTTGGTGGGGATTCTGACCCGCCGCGACCTTCGCTTCCTAGAAGACCCAAACCTCCCAATCAGCGAAGTCATGACTCGTGATAATTTGGTGACGGCAGTGGGGAATGTAACGCTTGAGGAAGCTGAGAAGATTTTAACGGGAAAAAGGGTCGAGAAACTTCTGCTGGTTGACGAAGATAGAAAACTAACGGGACTTATTACGATCCGCGACATCGACATGATGAAGCGGTTCCCACGTGCTTGCAAAGATCCGCAGGGTCGCTTGCGAGTCGGTGCGGCGATTGGCGTCGGCGACTTCGAACGGGCTGAGAAGCTGATTCGGCAAGGCGTCGACGTGCTGACCGTCGATTCGGCTCACGGGCACAGCAAGAACGTGATCGATACCGTTCGAGAGATTAAGAATCAGAGAAACTGGGACATCGACGTCATCGCGGGAAACATCGCGACGGCGGAGGGTGCCGAAGCCCTGCTTGACGCAGGTGCGGACGCGATCAAGGTCGGAATCGGCCCCGGATCGATCTGTACCACGCGAGTGATCAGCGGCGTCGGCGTGCCACAGATTTCGGCGATTCTGAATGCAATGAAGGTAGCAGAGAAACGAGGAAAGCCAGTCATCGCCGACGGAGGGATTCGGTTCAGCGGTGACATTACCAAAGCGATCGCGGCCGGCGCGAGCACGGTGATGATCGGCAGCCTGTTCGCAGGCCTGACCGAAAGTCCCGGCAAAATGATTTTGTACCAAGGTCGAACGTTCAAGTCGTACCGAGGGATGGGATCGATGGGCGCGATGGTGAAGGGAAGCAGTGATCGGTATCGGCAAAAAGGCACTGAGGCGGGCAAATTGGTCCCCGAAGGTGTCGAAGGCCGCGTACCGTTCAAAGGTCCGCTCAGTGACTACGTTTACCAATTGGTAGGCGGGTTGCGAGCGGGCATGGGATACATCGGAACACGGACGATCCAAGAACTGAGAACGGATGCACGTTTCATCCGCGTCTCGGCAGCGACGGTTAGGGAGAACCATCCGCATGACATCGCGATCACGCAAGAAGCACCCAACTACAGCCCCGACGTCAACTCGGGCGACGCGAGCTAA
- a CDS encoding oxidoreductase has product MSVYPRVASFKSFQAFTDYLKEIGVDLPCDESVASGDESPLGRSMDVDGVNVGNRFCILPMEGWDGTNDGAPTDLTVRRWRNFGISGAKWIWGGEAVAVRHDGRANPNQLLMTEANLSAIEGLRNELMSAHEERFGRTDDLYVGLQLTHSGRWAKPNEKATAEPRTAQRNPALDPRVKVTDDSAIISDDDLRRLIDDFIAAAVRAEKAGYRFVDVKHCHGYLGHELLSGVDRKGDFGGSFENRTRFVRDIVAGINAAAPSLKIGVRLSIYDFMPHHPGEDRVGEPVPGADPRLVWGADPSGMGIDLDEPSKFLSLLESIGVKMVCTTAGSPYSTPHIQRPAYFPPSDGYLPPEDPLVGVARQLRATAELRRSHPGMTFVGSGYTYLQDWLPNVAQAVVRAGWVDSIGLGRMVLSYPELPADVIAGVKQQRKKVCRTFSECTTAPRNGMISGCFPLDPFYKAMPERKLVQALT; this is encoded by the coding sequence ATGAGCGTTTATCCTCGCGTCGCTAGTTTCAAATCGTTTCAAGCCTTCACTGATTACTTGAAAGAGATCGGCGTCGATCTGCCTTGCGACGAATCGGTTGCATCGGGCGACGAGTCACCGCTTGGCCGATCGATGGATGTCGACGGCGTCAACGTGGGCAATCGATTTTGCATTTTGCCGATGGAAGGCTGGGATGGCACCAACGACGGCGCACCGACGGATTTGACGGTTCGTCGATGGCGGAATTTTGGCATCAGCGGCGCCAAGTGGATCTGGGGTGGCGAAGCGGTTGCGGTGCGGCACGACGGACGAGCCAACCCGAATCAGTTGCTGATGACGGAAGCGAATCTTTCGGCGATCGAAGGTTTGCGCAACGAGTTGATGTCGGCGCACGAAGAACGTTTTGGTCGAACCGATGATCTGTACGTCGGTCTGCAGTTGACGCACTCGGGTCGTTGGGCCAAGCCGAATGAGAAAGCAACGGCCGAACCTCGAACGGCACAACGCAACCCGGCACTTGACCCACGCGTGAAAGTGACGGACGACTCGGCCATCATCAGCGACGATGATTTGCGACGGTTGATTGACGATTTCATTGCGGCGGCGGTTCGAGCGGAAAAGGCGGGTTATCGCTTCGTCGATGTCAAACACTGTCACGGGTATCTGGGTCACGAGTTGCTCAGCGGTGTCGATCGCAAGGGCGACTTTGGCGGCAGCTTCGAAAACCGCACACGATTCGTCCGTGACATTGTTGCGGGCATCAACGCGGCCGCTCCGTCGCTGAAAATTGGCGTGCGGCTGAGTATCTATGACTTCATGCCTCATCACCCAGGCGAAGACCGCGTCGGCGAACCAGTGCCGGGCGCCGATCCGCGATTGGTGTGGGGTGCCGATCCCAGCGGAATGGGAATCGATCTGGATGAACCATCGAAGTTTTTATCGCTGTTGGAATCCATCGGCGTGAAGATGGTCTGCACTACCGCGGGCAGCCCGTACTCGACGCCGCATATTCAGCGTCCGGCGTACTTCCCGCCCAGCGACGGGTACTTGCCGCCCGAAGACCCGTTGGTGGGCGTGGCTCGACAATTGCGAGCCACCGCCGAACTGCGACGTTCGCATCCGGGCATGACGTTCGTGGGTTCGGGGTACACGTATCTGCAGGACTGGTTGCCTAACGTCGCTCAAGCGGTTGTACGGGCCGGCTGGGTCGATTCGATCGGGTTGGGACGGATGGTGTTGTCATACCCGGAATTGCCGGCCGACGTGATCGCGGGCGTCAAACAGCAGCGAAAGAAGGTCTGTCGCACGTTCAGCGAATGCACGACCGCGCCCCGTAACGGAATGATCAGCGGATGTTTCCCGCTGGATCCGTTCTACAAGGCGATGCCAGAACGCAAGTTGGTGCAGGCGTTGACGTAG
- a CDS encoding AraC family transcriptional regulator, with the protein MNERLNDRAVAERLPRWGVLVIESHHGPEFTMDWRTHPFIKVVYVLRGGGTFHLGNRDDLFATGDVVVVAPGVRNRIVDAPGSASSLYVACVARSHLKFDTTIIDRIHTRVIHGDGHFASRVATLLRRMVHSQDNTSPDRPIAMVADAMKLIQLTASRPESSPRRDKNAGDLLQDVGRYIETLPTRFFEDTTIDEVALSLGMSRRSFTDAFQKLTGETWLTYVRRLAIQHARSRLSETELPIVSIAFECGFNDLSTFYRQFKSQCGVSPAKYRTQSK; encoded by the coding sequence ATGAACGAACGATTGAACGACCGCGCGGTTGCCGAACGCTTGCCGCGCTGGGGCGTGCTGGTGATCGAGTCTCATCACGGTCCCGAATTCACGATGGATTGGCGAACGCACCCGTTCATCAAAGTCGTCTACGTGCTGCGCGGCGGAGGAACGTTTCACCTCGGAAATCGCGATGATTTGTTCGCAACGGGCGACGTCGTCGTGGTCGCACCGGGAGTGCGAAATCGAATCGTCGATGCACCCGGATCTGCATCCAGCTTGTATGTGGCTTGCGTTGCACGAAGCCATTTGAAGTTCGACACCACCATCATCGACCGAATCCACACTCGCGTGATCCACGGCGACGGACACTTTGCAAGTCGGGTTGCCACGTTGCTGCGGCGAATGGTTCACTCGCAAGACAATACGTCTCCCGATCGGCCGATCGCGATGGTAGCCGATGCGATGAAGTTGATCCAATTGACGGCAAGTCGACCTGAAAGCTCGCCACGGCGCGATAAGAATGCCGGCGATCTGTTACAGGATGTCGGTCGCTATATCGAGACACTGCCGACACGCTTCTTCGAAGATACGACCATCGATGAAGTTGCATTGTCTCTGGGCATGTCGCGCCGATCGTTCACCGATGCCTTTCAAAAGCTGACGGGCGAAACGTGGCTGACGTACGTGCGACGACTCGCGATCCAGCACGCGCGTAGCCGTTTGAGTGAAACCGAGCTTCCGATCGTATCGATTGCGTTCGAGTGTGGCTTCAACGACCTGTCGACGTTCTATCGCCAGTTCAAGTCACAGTGCGGCGTCAGTCCGGCGAAATATCGAACTCAATCAAAGTGA